CATCGCGGTGGGCGGCGGGTCCTGGTTCGTGCGCCTGCGCCTGGGAGTGGACGGAGACCTCGAGTTGCACCCGGACACCGAGGCGGCGGCCGCCCACGCGGCCCATACCCGGCTGAACGGCGTGCCGCTCGATACGGTGCTCGGGGCCCGCTGGGGCATCCCGCACCTGCTGTCCACCTCCACCCGGTTGCGGCCCGACGCTACCCTGGTCGATACGGCGATCCTGCACCGCGGCGCCCCAGCCGACTCCTGGCTCTGCCTGAGCTGGGAACGGGCCAAGCCTGTGTCTCCGACGGAGCCATGCGCAGCCACGCCGGACGCCATCACGGCGGAGGTTCTGGACTGGATGACCCTCAGCCCCGAGGACGCCCTGAGTGCCGCCGGTCCCTCCCTTCAGGCGGGCGGGGTGCTGGGTGTGGAGGTCACCGACGGCATCAGCCTTCACCAGTTGCTCCTGGGAGATGCGCCGCCGGTTCTCGAACCGCACGCGCTCCTGCTGGGCACGCCGGACGATCCCGTGGGCCGGATGACCCTCGCCATTCCCCCGGAAGAGGCCCGGCCCGCCGTCCACATGGCCGCCTGGATGCTCACCCAGGTGGCGCAGCGTGCCCGACTGAGACATGAGGTGCGCCGCCGGGACCAGTCGGCGCAGCGCGTCGTGGATCTGCAGCGCGCCGTCCTGTCCGTCGTGAGCGGGGACGCCCCGCCGGAAGCGGCGATCTACGCCGCCACCCGGCTCCTGCACGCGCAGGCCGGCACGCTGATCACGTCGAATTCCGGCAACCGCGCCGCACCTGAGATCTACGGCGGCTGGATCACGGAACTCCTCCGGCAGCAGGTGCTTGCGCGTCTGGCCGAGGACGGCGATCCCCGGCCCAGCTACGCGGTTATGCCAGCCGATCAGGCCCCGGTGCTGATCGTGCCATTGCCCGCCCAGGGCACGCGCCGTGGCGCCTGGGTCTTTCAGCTCAGCCGCCGCCCCTGGTTCCTGCGCCCCACCGTGCTGGACGCCCTGCTGGAGGCCGCCCGCCATCCCGTGCACCTGCACGGCTGGGCGACGCCCCCCGCTCTGGAGCCGGCGGCGACCTCGCGATCAGAGCCGCGCAGCGTGCTGTCCCTGTTGCAGCAGCTCGGCGACCTCGAGGCACCATCGGCGGTGGCTGGGCAGGGATTAAGGTACCTCGCGCCCTCCGGCCACGGCGCGTGGGGGGCCTACCTGGCCGTCAAGGGCGGCCAGGAGCCCAACGGTTCCAGTGGGATCGTTACGCTGAGCAGCGTGCTGCGCATTGGCTCCGACCTCGACCATCCCAGGCCCAGCGTGCTGCAGTCGGTCGTCGCGGCCTTCTGGCATACCGTGGGCCGGGCCGAGGGGCTCAGTCTCAGCGCGCCGCATCCGCTGTTGCCCGCCCCCCTGCAACGCCTGTCGCTCGCGCCGGTGCGTACGGCCGGCGGCGAACGCGTGTCCGGCGTGCTCGTCGTCGGCAACGGCCCCGAGGACGCTCGCGCCGACGCGCAACTGCCCACGCTGCTGGCCGTGCTTGCCCAGCAGGTCGGTCAGGCGGCCGAACGACAGCTGTCGCTCCGGCAGCTGTCCCGGGCGCGCGAACAGACCTTCCGAATTCTGGGCCGCCTTCTGGAATACCGCAGTTTCGAGACCAAGGGCCATACGGATCGCGTGACCAGCCTCGCCCTCAAGCTCGGCCTGCAACTCGACCTGACCTCCGCGCAGCTCACGATTCTGCGCTGGGGAGCGTACCTGCACGACATTGGCAAGATCGCCATTCCGGACGCCGTGCTGCACAAGGACGGCCCGCTGAGCACCAGCGAACGCGGCCAGATGCACGAGCACGTGCTTATCGGCGAGGCCCTGCTGCGCGAACAGGCCCTGGTTCCCGAGGGCGTGCTGGAGATCGTCCGCTCGCACCATGAACGCTGGGACGGAAGCGGCCACCCGGATGGTCTGCGCGGCGACGGCATCCCCCTGCTGGCCCGGGTGTTCTCCGTGGTGGACGTGTACGACGCCCTGACGAGCACGCGGACGTACAAGCCCTCATGGACGCAGGAGCAGAGCCTGGTGGAACTGGCGAACCTGGCGGGTCAGGCGCTCGACCCGAAACTCACGCGGGTGTTCATCGAGATGGTGCGGCGCGGTGACCTCAGCGGCGATGACGGCATGGATGTCCTGGCCGGACTGTCTGCCGACTGAGCCGTGACCGGAGCGCAGACGCGCGCCGTCCCGGCCGCGCTCCCGACGTCTGCACATCTGCGAATCAGGCCCGCCGGGACGCGCACCTGGGCGCCCCTATACTGCCGGGCATGAAGCTCGCGATCGTCGGTGTCGGGAAACTCGGACTGGCCCTGCTGGAGGGCGTCACCGCACGCGGCGTGATTCCGGCCAGCGAGATCGGCCTGCTGGACGCCAACACCACCCGCGCCGGGGAGATCGCCGGACACACCGGGGCCAGGGTGATCACGCGCGCCCAACTGGGCGGGGCCGAGCGCATCCTGGTCGCGCTGCAACCCAGGGTGTTCCCCGAGGTCTGCGAGTGGCTCGCCCTGGAGAATGTCGGGTACATCAGCACCATGGCGGGCGTCAGCGTGGCGACCCTGGTGCGGCGGCTCGGCACGCAGCGGGTCGTGCGGGTCATGCCGAACCTCGCCGCCACGATCGGGCGCAGCCAGACGGCCATCACCGGCCCGCGCGAGGCCCAGGAGGCGGGCGATCTCGCCTTCGCACTGACCGTGTTCGGCGCGGTCGGGGACGCCTATGACCTCCCGGAGCACCTCTTCAACGCGTTCACGGGGATGAGCGCCAGCGGTCCCGCGTACGCCGCCGTGGTGGCCGAGGCCCTGGCAGACGGCGGGGTGCGCATGGGCCTGCCGCGCCCGCTGGCCAACGAACTCGCCGCGAAACTGCTGGTATCCACCGGTGAACTGCTCCAGCGCCGCGCGCACCCCGCCATGCTCAAGGACGAGGTTGCCAGCCCCGGCGGGACAACCATCGCCGGTCTGGAAGCGCTGGAGGCGGCGGGCGTGCGCGGCGGCCTGATCCAAGCGGTCGTGGCGGCCACCCGGCGCGGCACGGAACTCGGCCACGATCAGGAATAGCGGTGAGCGCCGTCCAGCCTGCGGTGGTCGGCACGTGAGCAGCGACGGCCGTGCCTGACCCGGGCCGCGTCAGTCGCACATCGGCGGAAGGTTCCGCCGCGCCCTTCATGACGTCAGACGGCTGTGACGTGAAGAACCGTACACTCCGCCAGTTATGACTGCCTTCCGTACCTCACGGCTCCAGCGTGGCCTGTTCCTGCTGCTGCTGAGCGCGGCTCCGGCGCTGGGAATCACGCCAGCCGGATACTACCCGTACGCCGCCGGCACCCACTGGACGTACTCCAGCGGCGAGATGCAGGTCGTCGGCCCGGCTGTGGTGCACAAGGGTGTGACGGTCACGCCGGTCAGCCACCAGTACGGGAGCACGACCTATACGCAGGATCTGCTCGAAGTCCGGCCGGACGGCAGCGTGTGGCTGCGGGGCGTGAATGCGGGCGGGCGGCTCGCGTGGTTCACCACACCCCTGACCGTCTACCCGCCCGGCCCCCTCCAGCCCGGCATGAGCTGGACGAGCGGCAACAGCGCCCTGACCCTCCGCAGCCAGGTGACCGGGATGAGCGCCCTCAAGCTGGCGGCCGGCACCTTCAATGCGCTCACCATCCGCACCGACACCACCCAGGGCGGCAAGGTGTCCACCCAGATCACCTACTTCGTGCCCACACTGGGGATTGTGCGGTACCAGACGGCCGACGGCACCCTCATCGACCTACAACGCTGACCCCCTGGCCCGGCGGGCCTACTTGCGTCTGGCGCGGTAGGTGAGGAGCTGCGCGTACATCCGGGTGCGGGCTCCGGCCCCCTTCCAGAAGCCGCGCTTCTTTTCCTTCACCACCTGGGCCACGTTCGGCAGCTCGATGTAGTCCCAGCGCGCCCCCGTGCCTTTGAGGTGGGCGGTGATCGCCGGTTCCGGCCAGCGTTCATCCGTCAGGTGGGGAACGCCCAGCAGCCAGTCCCGCCGCGCGACCCGCTGCCCGCTCAGGTGGGGCGTCAGTTTGTTCCCCCAGTCCGTCACGAAGCCGCCGCCCTCAAACACGCCGATGCTCATATCCAGGCTCCCGTCGACCACGGGCCGCACCAGCGCGTCCAGATGCCCAGTGGTCAGGCCCGTGAGGTCGGCGTCGAGCATCACGATGAACGGCGCGTCTGTCGCGTCCAGCGCGGCACCCAGCGCCCGGCCCTTCCCACCGTTCTCCATGAGTTCCACGACTGTGGCCCCGGCCGTGCGGGCCACCTCCGCCGTGCGGTCTGAGCTGCCGTCGGAGGCCACGATCACGTCCGGCGTAAATTCCCGCGCGACCCGCACGACCTCACCGACCGTGCCTTCCTCATTGAAGGCCGGAATCACGACCGCAATCCTCGCGTCGGGGCTGCCGGGCATGCCGATCATGGTAAGCGATCCTGGTCGGAACCGGCGCGCCATGCAGGGGGAGGCGGCGGTACAGCACGGTTGGCGTCGTACACTCCGGTGTTATGGATCTCAAGGCACAACTCAAACAGGCGGTCGACGACGCAGCAGCGCAGCTCGGGATGCCCGTGGACGCCGCCATTCAGGAAACGCCGGCCAGCAAACCCGGCGATTACGGTACGCCCGCCGCCTTCCAGATGGCCAAGTCCGGCGGGGGCAACCCCGCGCAGATCGCCGCTCAGCTCGCCCAGACCGTCGTGCTGCCAGCGGGCTTCAAGCGGGCCCAGGCGGCCGGGCCTTTCCTGAATTTCTTTCTGGATGGCGGGGTCTTCGTGCAGGGCGTCGTGGAGCGGCCCTTCGAGATGCCCGCGCTGAGCGGCAAGGTCGTGATCGAGCACACCAGCGTGAACCCGAACAAGGAACTGCACGTGGGTCACCTCCGCAACGTCGTGCTGGGCGACTCGATGGCCCGCATCTTCCGTGCGGCGGGACACACGGTAGAAGTGCAGAACTACATTGACGACACCGGTCGGCAGGCGGCCGAGTCGCTGTATGCCATGGAGCATTACGGCCGCACCTGGGATGGAGAGCAGAAGTACGACCACTGGCTGGGCGAGGGCTACGTGCGCCTGAACGCCGATCCGGTCAAGCCTGAGCTGGAACCCGGCATCCGCGAGGTCATGCACAAGCTGGAGGTCGGAGCCCTGCGCCCCCTGGTCGAGCAGACGGTGAAGGCCCAGCTGGAAACGTGCTTCCGCGTGGGCGCGACCTACGACCTGCTGGTGTGGGAATCGGACGTGGTGGGCAGCGGCTTCTTGACGCAGGCCATGAACATCCTGGAAGGCAGCGAGTACACGGCGCACCCGGACAGCGGCAAGTTCGCCGGGGCGTTCGTGATGGACGTCTCGTCGTTCATGCCGGGTCTGGAGGAGCCGAACGTGGTGCTGCGGCGCTCCGACGGCACGGCCATGTACGTGGCCAAGGACATCGGGTACCAGTTCTGGAAATTCGGTCTGTTTGAGGGCATGCGCTTCAAGCCGTTCATGACCGCTCCGGACGGCCGGGCCATCTGGACGAGCGCCCCGGACGGCGAGCCCGACACCGACCGCCGCTTCGGGCACGCGGCCGAGGTGATCAACGTGATCGACTCCCGCCAGAAGCACCCGCAACTGCTCGTGAAGAGCAGCCTGGGGGTCGCCGGGCAGCTTGAGAAAGAAGAGCGCAGCGTGCACCTCAGCTACGAGTTCGTGAACCTGAACGGCCAGACCATCAGCGGCCGCAAGGGCATCACCCTCCCCGTGGACGGAGCGCTGGAGGAAGCCAGCCGCCGGGGCTTCGCGGAACTCAGCGCAAAGAACCCGGAACTGGCACAGCGGGCCGATGCCCAGGAGATTGCCCGGCGCATCGGTGTGGGCGCCCTGCGCTTCGCCATGCTCCGCAACGAGCCTAGCCGCTCCTTCGATTTCGACCTCGAGAAGGCCAGCGCCCTGAACGGTGACACGGCCCCGTATATCCAGTACGCGGCGGTGCGGGCCGCGAACATCCTCCGCAAGGCGCAGGAGGCGGGCCATGCGATCGACGGCACCGGCGCCGACTGGGAGGCCGTGCCCGACCTCGACCTGACGCTGGCCAAGCAGGTCGCCAAGCTCCCGGAGGTCGTGGCGCAGGCCGTGAAGGCCCACTCCCCGCACGGGGTCGCGCAGTACGCCCTGGATCTGGCCACGAGTTTCAACGCCTGGTACAACGCGAAAGACCGGCAGGGCAAACCCGCCACGAACGTCCTGCTGTCGGAGCCCGGCCTGCGTGAGGCGCGGCTCGCCCTGGTCGGCCGCTTGCGTCAGGCCTTCGAGGAGACCCTGGAGCTGATCGGCATCGAGATTCCAGCCGCGATGTAAATCGAGGCCACAGGATTCCTGATTGTTAGAGAAGGAGATGGTTGGCCACGCCTTCCCTGCACTTCGCGCTTACTGGCGCGCTTCGGCGAGCTTTTCCAGCCGTTGCAGGAAGGCGACCAGCCGCGCGGCCACGGCAGGACTGAAGCGGTTGCCGCCCATGTGCGCGCCGCTCAGCGTGACCACATCGCTCAGGCCGGGTTCGGCGTAGCTGGTGAGGCGCTGTGCGTTCGTGACGGCGGGCACGACCTTGTCATCGGGACTGCTGACGATGAACAGGGGCAGGGGCGGCACCAGCGCCGTCAGGTGCAGCGGGTCGTAGTCGGAGACCTTAGGGGCGCTCACGGTCAGGGTGGTCAGGCCGTAGGCCGCCCTGATCTCGGTGCGCCGCGACGGGGCGGACTTCCACGCGCCCATCAGGTTCACCCACGCGTCGATCAGGGCCACGCCGCGCACCTCGTAGGGCGCGCCGGGCAGGGCGCTGCGCAGGGCGAGCAGGCCCCCCATGCTCAGGCCCAGGGCGTAGGTGTGGCCATTCCATGGGTACGAGCGGATGGCGGCCAGGTGCGCGGAGGCCGACGTGTACAGGGCATTGGCACTGCCCCAGCTGTTGGGGCCGCCGTCGCCGCTCAGCAGAACGGCAAAGTTCGCCCCGAGCAGCGCATGGATCAGGACGCCCACCTGTGGACTGTCGCGCATGCGTTCGGCTGTCTGGGCGCGGGGATGGGACACGATCACCAGCGGGCAGGGGCGGGCAGCGCACGCGGCGGGGATCTGCAGGTACGACGCGCCGCCGGTCGTGTTCTGCCTGACCCAGCGTCCGACCGGCACGGTGACCCTCACTGGGGCGGGGCTGGCCACAGCGTCGCCGGAGGTGGTGCCACTCAGGGCCAGGCTGCCCACCAGCAGGGCCGACAGGAAGGCAGGCAGCCTAGCCCTTGACGGTGGGCGCGGTGACGTCCAGCCAGCAGGGTAGTCGTGCAGGGAGTGGAGCCGGATGTTCATCCCTACCGTCCGAACAGCAGCAGGCTGACG
The Deinococcus sp. KSM4-11 DNA segment above includes these coding regions:
- a CDS encoding HD-GYP domain-containing protein — translated: MAGENDSGHTGQPGDRVTRPSIAVGGGSWFVRLRLGVDGDLELHPDTEAAAAHAAHTRLNGVPLDTVLGARWGIPHLLSTSTRLRPDATLVDTAILHRGAPADSWLCLSWERAKPVSPTEPCAATPDAITAEVLDWMTLSPEDALSAAGPSLQAGGVLGVEVTDGISLHQLLLGDAPPVLEPHALLLGTPDDPVGRMTLAIPPEEARPAVHMAAWMLTQVAQRARLRHEVRRRDQSAQRVVDLQRAVLSVVSGDAPPEAAIYAATRLLHAQAGTLITSNSGNRAAPEIYGGWITELLRQQVLARLAEDGDPRPSYAVMPADQAPVLIVPLPAQGTRRGAWVFQLSRRPWFLRPTVLDALLEAARHPVHLHGWATPPALEPAATSRSEPRSVLSLLQQLGDLEAPSAVAGQGLRYLAPSGHGAWGAYLAVKGGQEPNGSSGIVTLSSVLRIGSDLDHPRPSVLQSVVAAFWHTVGRAEGLSLSAPHPLLPAPLQRLSLAPVRTAGGERVSGVLVVGNGPEDARADAQLPTLLAVLAQQVGQAAERQLSLRQLSRAREQTFRILGRLLEYRSFETKGHTDRVTSLALKLGLQLDLTSAQLTILRWGAYLHDIGKIAIPDAVLHKDGPLSTSERGQMHEHVLIGEALLREQALVPEGVLEIVRSHHERWDGSGHPDGLRGDGIPLLARVFSVVDVYDALTSTRTYKPSWTQEQSLVELANLAGQALDPKLTRVFIEMVRRGDLSGDDGMDVLAGLSAD
- the proC gene encoding pyrroline-5-carboxylate reductase; its protein translation is MKLAIVGVGKLGLALLEGVTARGVIPASEIGLLDANTTRAGEIAGHTGARVITRAQLGGAERILVALQPRVFPEVCEWLALENVGYISTMAGVSVATLVRRLGTQRVVRVMPNLAATIGRSQTAITGPREAQEAGDLAFALTVFGAVGDAYDLPEHLFNAFTGMSASGPAYAAVVAEALADGGVRMGLPRPLANELAAKLLVSTGELLQRRAHPAMLKDEVASPGGTTIAGLEALEAAGVRGGLIQAVVAATRRGTELGHDQE
- a CDS encoding glycosyltransferase family 2 protein, producing MPGSPDARIAVVIPAFNEEGTVGEVVRVAREFTPDVIVASDGSSDRTAEVARTAGATVVELMENGGKGRALGAALDATDAPFIVMLDADLTGLTTGHLDALVRPVVDGSLDMSIGVFEGGGFVTDWGNKLTPHLSGQRVARRDWLLGVPHLTDERWPEPAITAHLKGTGARWDYIELPNVAQVVKEKKRGFWKGAGARTRMYAQLLTYRARRK
- a CDS encoding arginine--tRNA ligase translates to MDLKAQLKQAVDDAAAQLGMPVDAAIQETPASKPGDYGTPAAFQMAKSGGGNPAQIAAQLAQTVVLPAGFKRAQAAGPFLNFFLDGGVFVQGVVERPFEMPALSGKVVIEHTSVNPNKELHVGHLRNVVLGDSMARIFRAAGHTVEVQNYIDDTGRQAAESLYAMEHYGRTWDGEQKYDHWLGEGYVRLNADPVKPELEPGIREVMHKLEVGALRPLVEQTVKAQLETCFRVGATYDLLVWESDVVGSGFLTQAMNILEGSEYTAHPDSGKFAGAFVMDVSSFMPGLEEPNVVLRRSDGTAMYVAKDIGYQFWKFGLFEGMRFKPFMTAPDGRAIWTSAPDGEPDTDRRFGHAAEVINVIDSRQKHPQLLVKSSLGVAGQLEKEERSVHLSYEFVNLNGQTISGRKGITLPVDGALEEASRRGFAELSAKNPELAQRADAQEIARRIGVGALRFAMLRNEPSRSFDFDLEKASALNGDTAPYIQYAAVRAANILRKAQEAGHAIDGTGADWEAVPDLDLTLAKQVAKLPEVVAQAVKAHSPHGVAQYALDLATSFNAWYNAKDRQGKPATNVLLSEPGLREARLALVGRLRQAFEETLELIGIEIPAAM
- a CDS encoding alpha/beta hydrolase codes for the protein MNIRLHSLHDYPAGWTSPRPPSRARLPAFLSALLVGSLALSGTTSGDAVASPAPVRVTVPVGRWVRQNTTGGASYLQIPAACAARPCPLVIVSHPRAQTAERMRDSPQVGVLIHALLGANFAVLLSGDGGPNSWGSANALYTSASAHLAAIRSYPWNGHTYALGLSMGGLLALRSALPGAPYEVRGVALIDAWVNLMGAWKSAPSRRTEIRAAYGLTTLTVSAPKVSDYDPLHLTALVPPLPLFIVSSPDDKVVPAVTNAQRLTSYAEPGLSDVVTLSGAHMGGNRFSPAVAARLVAFLQRLEKLAEARQ